The Brachionichthys hirsutus isolate HB-005 unplaced genomic scaffold, CSIRO-AGI_Bhir_v1 contig_433, whole genome shotgun sequence genomic interval aatttattttaggaCCCGACAAATGGGCCGTCAACTTCACCGTCGCCAACGGACCCCGCCAGTCTCCCATCGACATCGTGCCCGGCGCTGCGTCCTACGACGCGGCGCTGAAGCCGCTCAGCCTGAAGTACGACCCCTCCACCTGCATGGACATCCTCAACAACGGCCATTCCTTCCAAGTGACCTACCTCGACGACTCCAACCGCTCAAGTTAGTGTGACTGAGACATAGTGGAATGAAAGGAGGCTTGAATGGCCGTGACGCACGGAACC includes:
- the LOC137917470 gene encoding carbonic anhydrase 1-like; the encoded protein is MSWGYAEDNGPDKWAVNFTVANGPRQSPIDIVPGAASYDAALKPLSLKYDPSTCMDILNNGHSFQVTYLDDSNRSS